A DNA window from Pyrus communis chromosome 3, drPyrComm1.1, whole genome shotgun sequence contains the following coding sequences:
- the LOC137727979 gene encoding copper-transporting ATPase RAN1-like has translation MAPSPRDLQLTQVSARDRKSMVAAGDFGDSEDVRLLDSYENSEGVEAGMKRVQVRVSGMTCAACSNSVEGALQSVNGVLTASVALLQNRADVVFDPRLVKDEDIMNAIEDAGFDAEVIPEPSASGTKPHGTLLGQFSIGGMTCAACVNSVEGILKGLPGVKRAVVALATSLGEVEYDPTLISKDDIVNAIEDAGFDASLVQSSEQDKIILGVAGVFSEMDAQMLEAIIINLKGVRHFRFDRISSELEILFDPEVVTSRSLVDGIHEASNEKFKLQVANPYTRMTSKDIGEASNIFRLFLSSLLLSIPIFFIRVVCPHIPLLYSLLLRRCGPFVMGDWLKWALVSVVQFVIGKRFYVAAARALRNGSTNMDVLVALGTSASYFYSVCALLYGAVTGFWSPTYFETSAMLITFVLLGKYLECLAKGKTSDAIKKLIELAPATALLLVKDKGGKVIGEREIDALLIQPGDVLKVLPGTKVPADGMVVWGSSYVNESMVTGEAIPVSKEVNSLVIGGTINLHGALHIQITKVGSDTVLSQIINLVETAQMSKAPIQKFADYVASIFVPTVVALALLTLLGWYTAGAFGAYPEEWLPANGNHFVFALMFSISVVVIACPCALGLATPTAVMVATGVGANNGVLIKGGDALERAQKIKYVIFDKTGTLTQGKATVTTIKVFTGMDRGKFLKLVASAEASSEHPLAKAIVEYARHFHFFDEPSVADDAPNKSKDTTISGWLFDASEFSALPGRGIQCFIDGKLILVGNRKLMTESGIDIPTHVENFVVELEESAKTGILVAYEGNLLGVLGVADPLKREAAIVIEGLRKMGVIPVMVTGDNRRTAQAVAKEVGIQDVRAEVMPAGKADVVCSFQKDGSIVAMVGDGINDSPALAVSDVGMAIGAGTDIAIEAADYVLMRNNLEDVITAIDLSRKTFTRIRLNYVFAMAYNVIAIPIAAGVFFPSLGIMLPPWAAGACMAMSSVSVVCSSLLLRRYRKPRLTAILEIVVE, from the exons ATGGCGCCGAGTCCCAGAGACCTCCAGCTTACCCAAGTCTCCGCCAGAGATCGGAAGTCGATGGTTGCCGCCGGCGACTTCGGTGATTCGGAGGACGTGAGGCTTCTGGATTCCTATGAGAATTCAGAGGGAGTTGAAGCGGGGATGAAGAGGGTTCAAGTCAGAGTCTCTGGTATGACATGTGCTGCTTGCTCGAATTCTGTCGAAGGTGCTCTGCAGAGCGTCAATGGGGTTCTCACGGCCTCCGTGGCGTTGCTCCAGAACAGGGCCGATGTGGTTTTCGATCCGAGATTGGTCAAG GATGAAGACATCATGAATGCAATTGAAGATGCCGGGTTTGATGCAGAGGTTATACCTGAGCCCAGTGCAAGCGGAACAAAGCCACATGGTACCCTGTTGGGTCAGTTCTCAATAGGAGGTATGACCTGTGCAGCCTGTGTGAACTCTGTTGAAGGTATTCTAAAAGGGCTTCCTGGAGTCAAAAGAGCCGTAGTAGCTCTGGCTACTTCACTGGGGGAAGTGGAGTATGATCCTACATTAATTAGTAAAGATGATATAGTGAATGCCATTGAAGATGCTGGTTTTGATGCATCACTTGTACAGAGTAGCGAACAGGATAAAATCATACTGGGAGTTGCAGGTGTATTCAGTGAGATGGATGCACAGATGTTAGAAGCCATAATTATCAACTTGAAAGGTGTGAGACATTTTCGTTTTGACAGGATTTCAAGCGAACTTGAAATTCTCTTTGATCCTGAAGTTGTTACTTCTAGATCCTTGGTTGATGGGATTCATGAGGCCAGCAATGAGAAATTTAAACTACAAGTGGCAAACCCTTATACAAGAATGACTTCTAAAGACATCGGTGAAGCCTCAAATATTTTTCGGCTATTTCTTTCCAGTCTGCTTCTCAGT ATTCCTATCTTTTTCATTCGAGTAGTTTGTCCTCATATTCCGCTTCTGTATTCATTACTGCTCCGGAGATGTGGGCCCTTCGTAATGGGTGATTGGTTGAAATGGGCGTTGGTCAGTGTTGTTCAGTTTGTTATTGGGAAGCGCTTCTATGTTGCAGCTGCCAGAGCTCTACGAAATGGTTCAACTAACATGGATGTTTTGGTTGCATTGGGAACTTCGGCCTCTTACTTCTATTCTGTATGCGCGCTTCTATATGGTGCAGTTACTGGGTTCTGGTCTCCAACTTACTTTGAAACAAGTGCCATGCTAATAACATTTGTACTTTTGGGGAAGTATCTGGAGTGTCTTGCAAAAGGAAAAACATCAGATGCCATCAAGAAATTGATAGAACTTGCTCCAGCTACAGCATTGTTGCTTGTCAAGGACAAAG GTGGGAAAGTCATTGGAGAAAGGGAAATTGATGCCTTGCTAATTCAGCCCGGGGATGTGTTAAAAGTTCTTCCTGGTACAAAAGTTCCTGCTGATGGTATGGTTGTGTGGGGTTCAAGCTATGTCAATGAGAGTATGGTGACTGGTGAAGCTATACCTGTTTCAAAGGAAGTAAATTCATTAGTTATCGGAGGAACGATAAATTTACATGGCGCCCTTCACATACAAATTACAAAAGTTGGATCCGATACAGTTTTAAGTCAGataattaatttggttgagaCTGCTCAGATGTCCAAAGCTCCTATTCAGAAATTTGCTGATTAT GTTGCTAGCATTTTCGTCCCTACTGTAGTTGCCTTGGCATTGTTGACATTATTGGGTTG GTATACTGCTGGAGCCTTTGGAGCTTACCCAGAAGAGTGGCTCCCTGCAAATGGAAATCACTTTGTATTTGCCCTTATGTTTTCCATATCAGTTGTGGTGATTGCATGTCCTTGTGCACTGGGCTTGGCAACACCAACTGCTGTCATGGTTGCGACGGGGGTTGGCGCTAATAATGGTGTGCTGATAAAAGGAGGAGATGCTTTGGAAAGAGCTCAGAAGATCAAGTATGTGATATTTGATAAAACAGGTACCCTGACCCAGGGAAAAGCGACGGTTACTACTATAAAAGTTTTCACGGGAATGGATCGTGGAAAATTTCTTAAATTGGTGGCATCTGCAGAG GCTAGCAGTGAACACCCACTGGCAAAAGCAATAGTGGAATACGCACGCCATTTTCACTTTTTTGATGAGCCTTCTGTAGCTGATGATGCACCGAACAAGAGCAAAGACACCACAATTTCGGGATGGCTTTTTGATGCCTCAGAGTTCTCTGCTTTGCCCGGAAGAGGTATCCAGTGCTTTATAGATGGAAAACTTATTCTG GTCGGTAATAGGAAGCTGATGACTGAAAGTGGAATCGACATTCCTACACATGTAGAGAATTTTGTTGTAGAGCTGGAAGAAAGTGCAAAGACGGGCATACTTGTTGCGTACGAAGGCAATTTACTTGGTGTTTTGGGGGTTGCAGACCCTCTAAAAAGAGAAGCTGCCATAGTAATCGAGGGACTTCGTAAGATGGGTGTCATACCAGTCATGGTTACTGGGGATAATCGTCGGACAGCACAGGCTGTTGCTAAGGAG GTTGGCATTCAAGACGTGAGGGCAGAGGTAATGCCGGCTGGAAAAGCTGATGTTGTATGTTCATTCCAAAAGGATGGAAGTATAGTTGCCATGGTCGGTGATGGAATCAATGACTCACCTGCCCTAGCTGTTTCTGATGTTGGTATGGCGATCGGTGCAGGGACCGATATTGCAATTGAAGCAGCTGACTACGTGTTGATGAGAAATAACTTGGAAGACGTAATCACAGCCATTGATCTCTCAAGGAAGACCTTCACTCGTATTCGATTGAACTACGTGTTTGCCATGGCGTACAATGTGATCGCAATACCTATTGCTGCCGGGGTGTTCTTCCCATCACTGGGGATCATGTTGCCGCCGTGGGCAGCCGGTGCATGCATGGCCATGTCATCTGTTAGTGTTGTCTGCTCTTCTTTGCTCCTTAGGAGATACAGAAAACCCAGACTTACGGCCATACTGGAAATAGTTGTAGAgtag
- the LOC137729283 gene encoding thioredoxin O2, mitochondrial-like isoform X1, translating into MARNSGVAMARQLLGNRSKFCAALLHRHNLPSSSFQTLASSIPTSPPPPPTATPSTSQPFSNSLHHSPNPRFLQLRPLSSPSGSSNIVVIKSEDEYSSAISKAKDGAEPALFYFTAVWCGPCRFISPVIGELSEQYPHVTTYKIDIDEEGLTNTLGKLNISSVPTFQFFQGGKKVAEVVGADVARLRDTFGKLYKQE; encoded by the exons ATGGCAAGGAATTCAGGTGTTGCCATGGCACGGCAATTGCTCGGCAATCGCAGCAAGTTCTGCGCCGCGCTTCTTCATCGTCACAACCTTCCTTCCAGTTCTTTCCAAACCCTGGCTTCTTCAATCCCCACCTCACCACCTCCGCCGCCCACAGCAACCCCTTCCACCTCCCAACCCTTCTCCAATtccctccaccactccccaaaccctCGCTTTCTGCAGCTTCGACCTCTCTCCTCGCCCTCGG GTTCCTCAAACATTGTTGTCATTAAGTCAGAGGATGAATACAGCAGCGCAATCAGCAAAGCTAAAG ACGGAGCTGAGCCAGCACTTTTCTACTTCACTGCAGTCTGGTGCGGGCCTT GCAGGTTCATATCTCCAGTCATTGGAGAGTTGAGCGAGCAATACCCACATGTAACAACATATAAGATTGACATCGACGAG GAAGGACTTACAAACACTTTGGGCAAGTTGAATATTTCCTCTGTG CCCACATTCCAGTTCTTTCAAGGTGGAAAGAAGGTGGCTGAAGTTGTTGGTGCTGATGTTGCTCGCTTGAGAGACACTTTTGGAAAACTCTACAA GCAGGAATGA
- the LOC137729283 gene encoding thioredoxin O2, mitochondrial-like isoform X2, translated as MARNSGVAMARQLLGNRSKFCAALLHRHNLPSSSFQTLASSIPTSPPPPPTATPSTSQPFSNSLHHSPNPRFLQLRPLSSPSGSSNIVVIKSEDEYSSAISKAKDGAEPALFYFTAVWCGPCRFISPVIGELSEQYPHVTTYKIDIDEEGLTNTLGKLNISSVPTFQFFQGGKKVAEVVGADVARLRDTFGKLYNF; from the exons ATGGCAAGGAATTCAGGTGTTGCCATGGCACGGCAATTGCTCGGCAATCGCAGCAAGTTCTGCGCCGCGCTTCTTCATCGTCACAACCTTCCTTCCAGTTCTTTCCAAACCCTGGCTTCTTCAATCCCCACCTCACCACCTCCGCCGCCCACAGCAACCCCTTCCACCTCCCAACCCTTCTCCAATtccctccaccactccccaaaccctCGCTTTCTGCAGCTTCGACCTCTCTCCTCGCCCTCGG GTTCCTCAAACATTGTTGTCATTAAGTCAGAGGATGAATACAGCAGCGCAATCAGCAAAGCTAAAG ACGGAGCTGAGCCAGCACTTTTCTACTTCACTGCAGTCTGGTGCGGGCCTT GCAGGTTCATATCTCCAGTCATTGGAGAGTTGAGCGAGCAATACCCACATGTAACAACATATAAGATTGACATCGACGAG GAAGGACTTACAAACACTTTGGGCAAGTTGAATATTTCCTCTGTG CCCACATTCCAGTTCTTTCAAGGTGGAAAGAAGGTGGCTGAAGTTGTTGGTGCTGATGTTGCTCGCTTGAGAGACACTTTTGGAAAACTCTACAA TTTCTAG